A portion of the Pithys albifrons albifrons isolate INPA30051 chromosome 1, PitAlb_v1, whole genome shotgun sequence genome contains these proteins:
- the TGFBRAP1 gene encoding transforming growth factor-beta receptor-associated protein 1, with amino-acid sequence MSVKAFKLVSAVEREMLMGDKNYINIECIECCGKNLYIGTNDCFIYHFMLDEKVSAAGKITFAATKQLHKYLGLKKPVSELKAASALTRLLVLCDNTITLVNMINLEPVPTGARIKGAVTFTLNENPVSGDPFCVEVCIISVKRRTIQMFMVFEDRVQIVKEVFTPEQPCAVAVDGYYLCLALTTQYIILNYNTGVSQDLFPYCSDEKRPIVKRIGRQEFLLAGPGGLGMFATVDGISQRAPVHWSENVIGAALCFPYVVALDEEFITVHSMLDQQQKQTLPFKEGHILQDFEGKVIVATNKGVYILVPLPLEKQIQDLLASHRVEEALVLAKGARRNIPKEKFQVMYKRILQQAGFIQFAQLQFLEAKELFRSGQLDVRELISLYPFLLPTSSSFIRSHPPLHEYADLNQLTQGDQEKMTKCKRFLMSYLNEVRSTEVANGYKEDIDTALLKLYAEANHESLLDLLVSENFCLLTDSAAWLEKHKKYFALGLLYHYNGQDAAALQLWVKIVDGDIQDSTRSDLYEYIVDFLTFCSDQDLVWKYSEWILQKNEEVGVQIFTKRPLEEQEKNNINPDDIISCLNKYPKARVRYLEHLVLERKIEKEKYHTHLAVLYLEAILQLKSMTTDNCRETTELLFKLRSFLQKSDLYRIRFILDKIQGTDLHMESAILYGKLEEHEKALHILVHELKDFHAAEEYCTWNSENRDMQYRRRLFHMLLSVYLTPGTSDCALVMAAVDLLNNHAAEFDADLVLQVIPDSWSVQLLSPFLAGAVRQSIHTKRMTQVALGLAQAENLIYKHEKVKQKGSPILLSDKKVCQVCQNPFCEPVFVRYPNGSVVHTHCAANRHLNSNVTHPSSSSSNQT; translated from the exons ATGAGCGTTAAAGCTTTCAAGCTCGTTTCTGCTGTTGAGCGGGAGATGTTAATGGGAGACAAAAATTACATCAACATTGAGTGCATTGAGTGTTGTGGGAAGAACCTCTATATTGGAACCAATGACTGCTTTATCTACCACTTTATGTTGGATGAAAAGGtgtcagcagctggaaaaataacttttgctGCTACCAAACAACTACATAAATACCTGGGCTTGAAGAAGCCTGTGAGTGAGTTGAAAGCAGCCTCTGCCCTCACCAGACTTCTTGTGCTTTGCGACAACACGATAACACTAGTTAACATGATAAACTTGGAACCAGTCCCCACCGGCGCCAGGATCAAAGGAGCTGTGACATTCACCTTGAATGAAAACCCAGTGAGTGGGGATCCTTTCTGCGTGGAAGTCTGCATTATCTCGGTCAAGCGTAGGACCATTCAGATGTTCATGGTGTTTGAAGACAGAGTCCAGATAGTGAAGGAGGTGTTTACTCCGGAGCAaccctgtgctgtggctgtaGATGGTTACTACTTATGCCTTGCACTTACTACACAGTATATAATTTTGAATTATAATACTGGTGTCTCCCAGGATCTATTTCCCTATTGCAGTGATGAGAAGCGGCCAATTGTGAAAAGGATAGGCAGACAAGAGTTTCTCTTGGCTGGCCCTGGAGGCCTAG GCATGTTTGCAACTGTGGATGGGATCTCACAGCGCGCCCCAGTGCACTGGTCAGAGAACGTGATTGGGGCAGCTTTGTGCTTCCCTTACGTGGTTGCTCTCGATGAGGAGTTCATTACCGTGCACAGCATGCTGGaccagcagcaaaagcaaaccCTGCCTTTTAAAGAAGGTCACATTCTACAGGACTTTGAAG GAAAGGTGATTGTTGCTACTAACAAGGGTGTGTATATCTTGGTGCCACTACCTTTGGAAAAACAGATTCAAGATCTTCTAGCTAGCCACAGAGTAGAAGAGGCCCTTGTTCTGGCAAAAGGAGCTCGAAGGAATATTCCAAAAGAGAAATTTCAG GTAATGTACAAACGAATTCTGCAGCAAGCAGGTTTTATACAGTTTGCACAGCTTCAGTTCCTTGAAGCAAAAGAACTCTTCAG AAGCGGCCAGCTTGACGTCCGGGAGCTGATCTCTCTCTACCCCTTCCTGTTGCCTACTTCCTCTTCATTTATCCGGTCTCATCCCCCTCTGCATGAGTACGCCGACCTAAACCAGCTGACCCAGGGGGACCAGGAGAAGATGACAAAATGCAAACGATTCCTCATGAGTTACTTGAATGAAGTCCGCAGCACTGAGGTTGCAAATGGCTACAAGGAGGATATTGACACAGCTTTACTCAAGCTATATGCAGAGGCAAATCATGAAAGCCTGCTGGATCTACTAGTTTCAGAGAACTTTTGTCTTTTAACGGACAGTGCTGCCTGgctggaaaaacacaaaaa ATATTTTGCACTTGGTCTCCTGTATCACTACAATGGTCAGGATGCTGCAGCACTTCAG TTATGGGTGAAAATAGTTGATGGAGACATTCAAGATTCTACACGTTCTGATCTCTATGAATATATAGTAGACTTCCTTACATTCTGCTCAGACCAAGACTTGGTGTGGAAGTACTCTGAAtggattttacagaaaaatgaagag GTTGGTGTACAGATTTTCACTAAAAGACCTttggaagagcaggagaaaaacaacATTAATCCAGATGATATCATCAGTTGCCTTAACAAATATCCCAAAGCACGTGTCAGATACCTAGAACATCTAgtattggaaagaaaaatagag AAAGAAAAGTACCATACTCATCTAGCTGTCTTGTACTTGGAGGCAATACTTCAGCTAAAATCTATGACCACAGATAATTGTAGAGAAACAACGGAACTGCTGTTCAAACTACgcagttttcttcagaaatctGATCTTTATAGAATTCGCTTTATTTTGG ACAAAATCCAGGGCACAGACCTTCATATggaaagtgcaattttataTGGGAAACTGGAAGAACATGAGAAGGCTTTGCATATCCTTGTCCACGAGTTAAAGGACTTCCATGCTGCTGAAGAATACTGTACATGGAACTCTGAGAACAGAGACATGCAGTACAGACGGAGGCTTTTCCATATGCTGCTGTCAGTGTATTTAACTCCAGGCACTTCGGATTGTGCACTGGTCATGGCTGCTGTGGACCTCTTGAATAACCATGCTGCTGAATTTGATGCGGATCTAGTTTTGCAGGTGATCCCTGACAGCTGGTCAGTGCAGCTCCTCTCCCCGTTCCTGGCTGGAGCAGTGAGACAAAGCATCCACACAAAAAGAATGACTCAGGTTGCACTTGGGTTGGCACAAGCTGAAAACTTAATCTACAAGCATGAGAAG gttaaacaaaaaggaagccCAATTCTTCTTTCAGACAAAAAGGTCTGTCAGGTGTGCCAAAATCCTTTCTGCGAGCCTGTGTTTGTGAGATACCCAAATGGAAGTGTAGTCCACACACACTGTGCTGCCAACAGACATCTGAATTCAAATGTGACTCATCCCTCTTCCAGCTCCAGCAATCAGACTTGA